The following are encoded in a window of Cycloclasticus pugetii PS-1 genomic DNA:
- a CDS encoding cytochrome ubiquinol oxidase subunit I — MLALELDPVLLARIQFAFTISFHIVFPAFTIGLASWLAVVEGLYLKTGKNVYREIYKMWIKIFAVCFGMGVVSGVVMSYQFGTNWSVFSDKVGNVIGPLLGYEVLTAFFLEASFLGIMLFGWGRVSKKMHFVSTLIVAFGTLVSAFWILSANSWMQTPQGFEVRADGLLYATNWMEVIFNPSFPVRFLHMVTAAYLTTAFVVGGVGAYYLWRKIHVEHAKVMFSMAMLMAVFVAPTQLFIGHAHGENTMEYQPIKVAAMEGNWERGSNKPLYLFGIPNEETESTDYGITIPNGASLILTGSAEGVVPGLKEVAKEDRPPVAIVFWSFRVMVGLGVAMILTGILAAILYFRKRLFDVKSFQLWCMAMMPSGFIALLAGWFVTEVGRQPFTVYGVVRTAESISPVIAEQLALSLGIFVVAYTLIFGTGSYYILKLIGKGPNQDKSGNGYYEHGQEAVAPNLASNIGKEGKNV, encoded by the coding sequence ATGTTAGCACTTGAGCTTGACCCTGTATTACTGGCGCGTATTCAATTCGCCTTCACGATTAGTTTTCACATTGTTTTTCCGGCATTCACGATTGGCTTAGCAAGTTGGCTTGCTGTTGTTGAGGGGCTGTATCTGAAAACAGGCAAAAATGTTTATAGAGAAATCTACAAAATGTGGATTAAGATTTTTGCGGTGTGCTTTGGGATGGGTGTTGTCTCGGGTGTTGTGATGTCCTATCAGTTTGGTACTAACTGGTCTGTTTTTTCCGATAAAGTTGGCAATGTTATTGGGCCGCTTCTAGGCTACGAAGTGCTAACAGCGTTCTTTTTGGAAGCATCTTTTCTTGGCATTATGCTTTTTGGTTGGGGCCGTGTGAGCAAGAAAATGCATTTTGTTTCCACCTTAATTGTAGCTTTTGGCACGCTTGTTTCCGCGTTTTGGATTTTGTCAGCTAATAGTTGGATGCAAACCCCTCAGGGTTTTGAAGTAAGGGCCGATGGTTTGCTGTATGCCACAAATTGGATGGAAGTTATTTTTAACCCATCTTTCCCTGTGCGTTTTCTTCATATGGTAACAGCAGCCTATCTGACAACCGCTTTTGTTGTAGGCGGGGTTGGAGCCTATTATTTATGGCGAAAAATCCATGTTGAACACGCTAAAGTGATGTTTTCTATGGCGATGCTGATGGCGGTTTTTGTTGCGCCAACCCAGTTGTTTATAGGCCATGCACATGGTGAAAACACAATGGAATATCAACCTATCAAGGTGGCTGCGATGGAGGGAAACTGGGAGCGTGGCAGCAATAAACCGCTGTACCTTTTTGGCATACCGAATGAAGAAACCGAAAGTACAGATTATGGTATTACTATTCCTAACGGCGCTAGTTTGATCCTAACAGGTTCTGCAGAGGGGGTTGTGCCTGGGTTGAAAGAGGTCGCAAAAGAAGATCGCCCTCCGGTGGCTATTGTGTTTTGGTCTTTCCGCGTTATGGTTGGCTTGGGTGTGGCAATGATACTAACGGGTATTTTGGCTGCCATTTTATATTTCAGAAAACGCTTGTTTGATGTTAAGTCCTTTCAATTATGGTGCATGGCAATGATGCCAAGCGGGTTTATAGCATTGTTAGCTGGTTGGTTTGTAACGGAGGTTGGGCGCCAACCCTTTACCGTATATGGTGTTGTGAGAACGGCGGAGAGTATTTCTCCAGTTATCGCAGAACAACTGGCCTTGAGCTTAGGTATTTTTGTTGTGGCTTATACGCTGATTTTTGGCACGGGTAGTTATTATATTTTGAAATTAATTGGCAAGGGGCCCAACCAAGATAAGTCGGGTAATGGCTATTATGAACACGGGCAAGAGGCGGTTGCACCTAATCTAGCCAGCAACATTGGAAAGGAGGGTAAAAATGTTTGA
- a CDS encoding ExbD/TolR family protein, which yields MVNQRLISAKSSQQGDSNMIPMINIVFLLLVFFMIAGHMRDIQDQGIELPVSENGAQAVEKTVTLQLTDKNELYLNGVKTSLEKLDLDLDSLIEANTLLALEADRRVQAVDLDKTLSILRKKGIFKITLYAQASSAK from the coding sequence ATGGTTAACCAGCGCCTAATATCAGCTAAAAGTAGCCAACAGGGTGATAGCAATATGATCCCTATGATCAATATTGTTTTTCTACTGCTCGTGTTTTTTATGATTGCAGGGCATATGCGGGATATCCAAGACCAAGGTATTGAATTGCCTGTTTCAGAAAACGGTGCTCAAGCTGTCGAGAAAACGGTGACTCTACAGCTCACTGATAAAAATGAGCTTTACCTTAATGGCGTTAAAACCTCTCTTGAAAAGCTAGACCTAGATTTAGACTCTCTCATAGAGGCCAATACGCTGTTAGCGCTTGAAGCTGATAGACGTGTTCAAGCCGTTGACCTTGATAAAACACTTAGCATTTTGCGCAAAAAAGGTATTTTTAAAATAACCCTTTATGCGCAAGCTTCTTCGGCCAAATAA
- a CDS encoding MotA/TolQ/ExbB proton channel family protein, producing the protein MSHLLITSGPVVWLLIVFSVVSLTVTLLKIWQFWQLRDTSKSSIGEAFSNFKQNKVAQAIVLVNGQRHLRSTLIAQALQLLDSGVLSTEEAKNEILRKARFALADLAKYLRILEVIASLAPLLGLLGTVLGMVEAFKAMEAAGSQVNPAILSGGIWMALMTTAMGVAVAIPTSIIHSWFERKIEVQAILIQDDLDRVFTIQAERKSVKPLREVAQA; encoded by the coding sequence ATGTCTCATTTATTAATAACTAGCGGTCCCGTTGTTTGGTTACTTATTGTCTTTTCTGTTGTCTCGCTAACGGTCACCCTGTTAAAAATTTGGCAGTTTTGGCAATTGAGGGATACTTCAAAATCTTCTATTGGAGAAGCGTTTTCAAACTTTAAGCAAAATAAAGTTGCCCAAGCGATTGTGCTGGTTAATGGCCAGCGTCATTTAAGGTCAACACTGATCGCCCAAGCACTTCAATTATTAGATAGCGGCGTCCTGTCTACAGAAGAAGCAAAAAACGAAATTTTAAGAAAGGCTCGCTTTGCACTAGCCGACCTTGCTAAGTACCTACGAATTCTAGAGGTCATTGCCTCACTGGCTCCCTTATTAGGGCTGCTAGGCACTGTTTTAGGCATGGTTGAAGCATTTAAAGCAATGGAAGCGGCGGGAAGCCAAGTTAACCCAGCCATCCTTTCTGGCGGCATCTGGATGGCTCTAATGACCACCGCAATGGGTGTTGCCGTTGCTATTCCAACTTCAATTATTCATAGCTGGTTTGAGCGCAAAATTGAAGTTCAGGCGATACTCATTCAGGATGATTTGGATAGGGTTTTTACAATCCAAGCCGAAAGAAAATCGGTTAAACCTTTACGTGAAGTGGCCCAAGCTTAA
- a CDS encoding ExbD/TolR family protein yields the protein MNPLLINPRPKKQVSLTALVDVVFILLFFFMLTSSFSKNNGFDLQSPVASHETTLEKPQLIELHEDGSLTLLGKESTFKLTDSTLLESLNIHKPTVILPNAKTQVQSIVSAMERLNRLGFQTLSLGQSLKQTANKNG from the coding sequence ATGAACCCCTTATTAATTAACCCGCGGCCAAAGAAACAGGTCAGTTTGACAGCGCTAGTTGATGTGGTTTTCATTTTATTGTTTTTCTTTATGTTGACTTCATCCTTTAGCAAAAATAATGGTTTTGATTTGCAGTCGCCCGTAGCAAGTCACGAGACTACGTTGGAAAAGCCTCAATTAATTGAGCTGCATGAAGATGGTTCACTGACATTACTTGGTAAAGAATCAACGTTCAAGCTAACAGATTCTACCCTCTTAGAATCACTCAATATTCACAAACCAACGGTCATCTTACCTAACGCCAAAACACAGGTTCAATCAATAGTTTCGGCAATGGAGCGACTCAATAGACTGGGCTTCCAGACATTATCCCTCGGTCAGTCACTTAAGCAAACGGCAAATAAAAATGGTTAA